The Kosmotoga olearia TBF 19.5.1 sequence ATCTGGTTCTCAGGGGTAACCGTAATGGTGATATTGTTGCTTTGCTAATAACGAAAAGGGAATCTTTTCCCGAAATAGATAAAATAAGTCGGGAAGTCAAAGAGCAATTGCCTGAAGTTACTTCACTGGTACATGTATTTAATTCCCGTGATGATGTTGTGCTTCGTGGACCCTACCGTGTTATATATGGAGAAGGGATTATCACGGAAACCCTCGGGGATGCTGTGTTTCAGGTTCCACCGGTTTCTTTTTTTCAAGCGAATGTTTTTGTTATGGAGGAACTTTTGAAGTACGTTCAACAGGAATTAAATCCATCGCCATCGGAGACCTTTCTGGACCTTTATAGCGGAATAGGAACTTTCGCATTTTACTTTGCAAGGATGTTTAAGAAAGTCGTAGCAGTGGAGGGAATAAAAATCTCTTCCAGAGCCATGCTTTCAAATGCAAGGATAAATATGATAAGTAATCTTGAGGCTGTTAACATGGATACCAGAGATTTTCTTGAAAAGAATGAAGAAAAATTTGATAAAGTGATCCTCGATCCTCCAAGAGCTGGTATCGGTAAAGATATCGAACTGATTGGGAAAGCTTTACCAAAGAGAATTGTTTACATCTCCTGTAATCCAACTACTCTTGCCAGAGATTCCAGATACTTGAGCAACAAAGGCTTTTCTCTCAAGGCTCTGAGAGCGTTCGATATGTTTCCAGATACTCACCACGTTGAGGTTGTAGCAATCTTCAATCGAGTTTGATACTTGAAAGTATTTTTGACAGTGGCTCAAGGATTTTACCGTTGGTGAAGAGCATTTCATTTGTCTGGTGGACTTCTACGTCTTCACCATACCAGTTTGTTACCCTTCCACCGGCCTCTTTTACTATCAAGTAAGCGGCCGCAATATCCCAGATTTTCATTTTGTATCCTATAAAGGCTTCGGATACTCCCCAACCAACGTATGCTCCTTGAATGGCCGCGCTTCCAAGGAGTCTGACGCGTCTGACCTTTCGATGCAGGTGCTTTAAAAGTTCTGAGGCACCAAGTACGGAAGTGCCGAGCGTAACGAGAGATTCATTGAGGTTCATGGTGTTCGATACGTGTATTCTTTCCCCGTTTAGAAAAGCTCCTTTGCCTTCAAGTGCATGGAAAAGAGTGTTGTTGCGGGGTTCATAAATGAGGCCAAACTTTTCTTCTTTTCCGTAAAAGGCTAGAGAGATGCAAAAGATAGGGAATCGATGAATGAAATTGACGGTTCCATCTATTGGATCTATTATCCACTGGTTCTCCTGAAATGTGTTTTGCGAGGCTTCGCCTTCTTCTGCCAGTATTTTATCTTCAGGAAATTGTTTTTGGATCTCGTTTGTTAGCATTTTTTGAATGCTAAGGTCAAACTGAGTTACCAGATCGAATTGATCACTTTTATGAGCAATCTTTCTAACTTTTGTGAAGTTTTCGTTTAGTTCAATGCCGGCTTTTTCAATTATTTTAAGAGCTAATTCCAGACGATCCGTTTGAATCACCCCCAGAGATATTTTCGATGTTATTATAAAACCTCAACCTCATGCGAAAAAGCACTTCCTTCAAGAATTTGGTGAAATGTCAGTCACAGTATAGCTCTTTCAATTTACAAAAGCACTGTGATAAAATTAAAGTCGAAAAGTTGTATAGTATCTTAAGGGGGGGACACCAATGAGAAAAAAGTTCATGTTTCTTTTGGTTGTACTTTTTTCGTTAATTGGTTTTGCTTTTAATATTATCGAAGTAGAACCGATAGTGATTGTTTATAATGATTCCTTTGGTAAATTTGAATTAGCAGATGAAGATGTTGCCAAAACTATAGTTAGTTCAAACCCTTTAGTTTCATTTTATGAGGTTCAGGTTGATCGAGAGGAACTACCTTCTTTAAAGGAGAATTCAGAGTTCTACCGGCTTATATTCATTAAGTATACAGATGGTAGAGCTGTTCCCGTTATAATAGACTCTTCTGGAATGGTGATCAAGGATAAGGGAGCTCTTTTTCGGATTTATATAGCTTTATCAAAATGGGATATTTCTCCTGATACAGTTCAGAGGTATTATAACTTCGCTAAGAAAAACGCTGAATATCTTGAAAGCTTATTTCGAAGACCAGGTAGAAACAGAAAATGGCTTTATAATAAAGCAAAAGAATATGTTGAAAAAATATCCTTTGATAGAACTAAAGATTTCCTAGACAACGCTTACAGCTTCACAGGAGATTACCGGGAATTTATCGGGTACGAAACGGCTATTATACTTCTTGACAGAATTACAGAACTTAAGAATTCAATAGAACAGCGCTATCGTTTGTATCGTGAAGAGCGCGGGACGCTGCGTTCTTTTGAAAGTGTTCGGGAAATAATTAAGGCTGCCGCTGAAATCGATAGTTATTATAATGCTTTTAAAGGGATTTCAAAAACCAGCATAGAAGAAACACTGGCGAGAAAACACAGAGAATCAGTGGAAAAAAGGTTAGAAGAGTTTGATAATGTGGGCAAAGCCGAACTTCTAGAAATATTACTTGTTATTGACAAAGAAGCTTTTTTGGACACTCTCCGGTCTGATGAAGTGCTCAAAGGATTCCGTGAGCTTGAGTTCTTAAAAAATATCGAAAAAATCGTAACTGAAAGTAGTTCTACCGTATTCAGTGTTCTGCCAAAGTTCGTAACAGATCCTGCCGATGGAAATGTTGTCCCCGTTAGTTCAGGTATGTCCTATGTTAAATTAAGATGGGCTTATTTGTATCCATATGGAGAAAAGGGTACTTTTACAGTTCGTTATGGGGAAGAAGGAGATGCCAGGTTTGTTGAAAGGGTTTTTACATTTTCTTCCAATTCTATAAGCATACCGGTTGTTCCATTCAAAAATTATGTGTGGATGATAGCAATTACAGGCCAGGAATTCCAGAAACAACGTTTCTCAACGGTTTCAAAGGAGGTAACCGCACCTGCAGTTGAGGTAGACAGCGAAAGAAATCCGGTAAAGATTTTTATCAGCCCGGATCCACTTATTGAAGGTACTCGCATCACTTACGACTACTACGTTAAAAAAGCGGGACTCCCGTTTACCACCTCTGATATAAAACGAAGCGCTAAAAACGAGATAATGATCTATTTAGATGAGTATGAGCGATATGAATTAGGTGTAAAGATTTCTACTGTGGATGGGAAAGAGGTTACCGGTGATTGGGTAAAGAAAAGTGTATGGGTTGGCATCTCTCCCAGAATATCCAAATTGGATCACAACTTGTTCCGTTTCGAGTGGGCTAAGCCTTTTAGAAAAGATGTCACCAAGTATAGGTTGAAGATCAAAAAAGCCAATGGCGAACTTGAAACGTATTTAACAACAAAAGAGTTCTTTGAAATTTCTCTTGAGCCTGATACTGTGTATAAATGGACTGTTTCGTTGATACTTGATGATGGAAAAGAATTGAAATGTCTTGATAAAAATGGCCAGGAGATCTATTGGACTCTTAATACTCGCGTGAATTCCACACCCGAGGTTGATCTTAAATTCCGCAGAATCTGGGACGAGACACGTGGTGATTCGATATTCCTTTTGACTCTTACGGCAACTGATATCGATGATGATGAGATAACTCTTGGACTGGAATCCTCAGAAGATCCTGAATTCACCGTTATTACAGAACTTGCTTCTTCTACAAGTACCTATTCTGGTAGATTAGAACGTCATTTGCATCTAAAACCCGGCGAAAAGCGCTACCTGAGAGCTTATGCAGATGATGGAATAAGCCCGAGAACGTATTCGACGACCTTATTCCTGCAACGACATTCGTGGGTGGCTGTAGAACCTGCGCACAAAGCAATAGACGTTGGATTGAATCCTATGTTAAGATGGAAACTTGAAGATGTTCCCAATGCGAAGGGTTTTATACTCTGGATATCAGACCCGAATGCACCAGAAAGTGAACCATTCGAGGTTGAGGACAATTTCTATGTTCTATCGTCACTCAAACCCCATACTGAATACTCGTGGCATGTTACTTACAAGGCAGATGGAAGTACCAGCCCTTCCTGGCGCTTCGTAACGTTGAATAGAAACCCATCTGTATATAATCTAAAACCAGCGGACAAAGCTATCATTTCTCCTGCAGAAACCGAGTTATCCTGGGAAGTGAAGGATCTTGATGAAGATACGGTGACTCCGGTGGTTGAGATTGTAGATGCTGATTACAACCCTGTCTATAAAAAGGTTCTTGACCCTGACGCCACCAATATATCTCTTGATGGTATACCGTTGAAAGGTAATTGTCGTTATTATTGGCGTGTCAGTGTTACCGATGGATTTGGTGGCAAAGGGATTTCTGACTGGTTGGAATTTGTGGTTAAGAACACACCACCTCATCTTGAAATCATTTTGCCTGAAAAAGATTCCGTTGTAAACCCGGATGAGGTCGCTTTTGCGTGTGAAACAAAGGATGTTGACGATGGAAGGGTTGCTTTGAAACTCTATATTAATGGCAAGTATCTTATGACGGTGAATGCTACCTCTTTTGTTCTTTCTGATGCTTATGAGTTTATCGGTCACAGTAAATACGAATTGAAGGTTCTGGCCCAGGATAATCATGGTGGTATGGTCGAGAAGCGTGTGGTCTTCTATACGAGCAATAGAAATCCGGAAAAACCTGTGGTTGTTTATCCAGTTAATGGTGGTTCTCTTAGCTATGTCCAAGGTATAAAATGGTCCTGTGTGGACGAAGATGGTGATGTTCTCAGTTACAAAGTAATCGTGAAGGATGCAATCACTGAAAAGGCTTTGACTTTTGATACTACGATGACGCGTCTCGTTTTGAAGAAAGAGCTTCCTGGAAACAAAAATTATCAGCTCAAGATCATTGCAGAAGACGCTAATGGTGGTAAGGCTGAAAGTGATGAAGTAGTTTTCTACGCTCCCAATCATGAACCAGAAATCCCGGTGTTTGAGCTAGAGCCTCTGCCCTATCCTACCCTTGGGGCAAGTCTAACATGGAAAGCGATGGATTATGATCATGAACCGCTTTCCACTATTTTGATGTTTAAACTTAAGCAGGGTGAGTTTAGCAAGTTTGAGGATCTTGAACCGGAAGTCGCTCCAACAACCTCAAAACAGTATAAAGTTCTATTGCCCATTCGCGGATGGTACGATGTGATACTTTCTGTGAAAGACGAAAAAGCGGAAACGAAGAAAGTAGCGACTTTGTTCCTTGATAATAGAGCACCTACTATTGATGAGGTAGAAATTGTCACTTCACAGTTACCATTGCTAGAGGTGAACCCGAATGGTTATGAGACAGTTGTTACTGTTAAGGGATCCGACCTTGATGGCGATGATATAAACTTCAACATTAAGTTAAAAGATTCCTTTGGAAATGTACTTGACCCAGCGAGCATTGAGAGAAGTAAGGTAGAGCAGGAAGTAGTTGCAACTGCTACATTCTATGGATTGAGGGGACACACGAAATATGAAGTGGCCATAGATATTGTTGATGTTCCTTACGCAGCATTTAAGCCAAAAAGCGATAGTTACGTTGAGCGTTTTGAAACTCCAAATACTCCACCGAATCTTACGGTAATAGGGCCTGAAGATCGTATTGTGGATTATAAAAACGTCAGGTTTGAGTGGACTGGTTCTGATTTTGAAGGGGATGTTCTCACTTATGAACTTCATTACAGATTGGTTAGTGAAGAAGCTACCGAAACTATTTCTACTGACAGAGGATTTGTAGAAATACCTTCTCTTAAACCTCATGCGAAATATGTATGGCAGGTGGTTGCATGGGATGGACATCGGGGTTCTTCACGAACGGAACGGAGAACTTTCTGGACGAAAAACTACGCCCCTGTTGTTGAAATTGAAAAGCCGACATACTATGTAGACGAGATTTATCCGAAGATAAGCTGGACAGCGATAGATCCGGATGGGGACTCCCTTACCTTTGAAGTTAAGGTGTTCGATAGCGAAGGGATGTTGATTTTCCAGGCTACCACCGATGCAACTTTTGTACAGTTAACAAAAAACAACACAAAGTTTGAGATGATGGGTAACAGAGAATATACAATTGAGATTACAGCAAGAGAAGGAAAAGAGGTGCCATCGCACGTGACAGAACCGATAACGAAGGTTTTAACCTTTGTTACTCCGAATAGAAAGCCTTTGGTTTCAATTAAGGAGATTCAGGATGAATATGGGAGCCGTGTGTTAGATCTTACCCGGGTTCCCAAGAGCGGGCTCGGATTCTTCTGGGAAGCTACTGATCCTGATGATGATCCTCTAGTATATAATGTTGTTCTCAAGGAGATTAAAGGTGCAGATACCACAACGGTACTTGAAGTAGGTTCATACATGAAGAATTATTACCAACTTCCAGAGGATGTGAAGCTTAATGGTCATAGCACCTATGTTTTGATTGTCGAAGCTGCGGACAAATATGGAGGCAGAACATCTGATTCTTTGAGGTTCGTTACTGTGAATATAGCGCCAAAGATAGTGAAAATATTGTCACCTAAAAATGATCAAGAAGTCGAGGCAGAAAATGTTGTCTTTTCCTGGCTTGCCTATGACGATGATGATGACATTCTCACTTACTATCTTTATCTTAAGAAAAAAGGAGAAGATTACCCGACTGAGCCAATCATTGTCAAAAAGAATACCAGCATAGAGCTTGAAAAAAACCTTGCTGGCCATACCAAATATAAGTGGAAACTGGTGGCTTTCGATGGAAGGGTATACAGTGATGTAGTAGAAGCAGAATTTACAACAGCGAACCATCCGCCGGTTTTCGAGGGAACAGAGAATATTTTCCCGAAAAACAATCAAGAAAACGTTCCGTTATCGGTGATGTTGAGCTGGGAATTCAGCGATGTTGATGGAGATCCTCTGGTTTATGAGGTGAGGGTTAACTTTGGAAAGGCCACATATTCTGCAACAACATCAAACAATTATCTGTTGCTAACAGAACTTCCAGGTAATAGTACCATTAATTGGAAGGTTATCGCGAAAGATCCTTATGGTGGTTTGACCGAAATGGATCAAATGTCATTTGTCACGAGAAATCATGATCCTGTGGCGAAGTTGTTGCTCGAACCGAACGCCGTTGTGGATCCAGAAAAAGCGATTATTTATTGGAAGGCTTTTGATATGGATGGAGATTCTCTTAAGAGTATAGTAGAAATCAAAGAAATTAACACAACGGAGAAACCATTTACAGCTGTTTATAGAACAACGGATACTAAATGGAGAGTTGAAGGACTTAAAGGCAATAGAAAGTACAGGATAATCTTGAAAGTCATGGAGGCATTCAAAAAAGGTTATGATACTGATGAGGTCGTTATAACAACCGCAAATAGACCTCCGTTAAAGCCAAATGCATTGGTACCCGCGAATGGTGAAATTGTTCCCGCTGATTCTTTTGAGTTCAGCTGGAAAGGGGAAGATCCGGATGGCGATTCATTGGTGTATAGCCTCGTAATTGAAAATATCTTGGTGGATCAGTTCCTGAAGGTGGAAAAGCTGATTTCTAATAAAGTAGAGATGAAACCCTTGATGCCTTATTCAATATATAGGTGGAAAGTTGTTGCTGAGGATTTCCATGGAGGGAATACCGAAAGCGATTACTGGTACTTTATGACAGGGCCTGGAGAACGTTTGGATGACGGGATACGATTTACTGCTTTCATGATATATCGTATCTTTGGCGAGGAAGTTGTGGTAGCCGGAACAGTAGATGGAAAGATCATGGTATTCAAAGATAAAGAACCAATCGGTGAGTTAGAAATCTCAAGCGAATCCGTTTCAAAGATTTATGCTGATGATCTTGGAATCATTCACTGCGAAGATGTTTCTGGAAACAAGTACAAAATAATTCTTACATCAGAGTCGGGTGAAGCTGAAGATAGTTGCCGATTGAAGATCGAGTATTTTGAAGAGAACAGGAATATGTTCAAGTATTCACATCACTAAGATGTTTAAGCCCGTTACCCCAGGAGGTGTCATGCTTGTTCAGAACCCTTGATGAAGTGATTGAAAAAGCCAGAAGTGTTAAAGGCAAGAAAGCCGTTCTTGTTGGAGCTGAGGATAGAGAAGGGTTGATTGCCCTTAAAACCGCGGCTGGAGAGGGTGTTGTAGAGCCAATTCTTGTTGGGGATAAAAATAAAGTTGACGTGCTTCTTGATGAATTCGGGCTTCAGTGCGAAGTTGTTGATGCCAAAACGCCGGATGAAGCTGCTGAAAAAGGGGTAAAGTTGGTTCGCAATGGTAAAGCTGATATCCTTATGAAGGGACTTGTAAAGACAGCCATATTGCTCAAAGCAGTTCTCAACAAGGAGTGGGGGTTGAGAAGTGGGAGTTTATTGAGTCATATCGCCGTTCTTGATGTTCCCGCGCTCGATAGGCTTGTTTACGTTTCTGATGGGGGTATGGTAATTCGGCCGGACCTTTCTCAAAAGAAGGCTATTATCGAAAACGCTGTCAAATTCCTTCACAGTTTGGGTTACGAAAGGCCCAGAGTAGCTTTGTTAGCAGCTGTTGAAGTGGTTAATCCTGACATGCCTGAAACCCTTGAAGCTGCTGTGATCGCTAAAATGGCTGAACGCGGCCAGCTTCCTGCGTGTGAGGTAGATGGGCCCCTAGGACTGGACAATGCCCTGAACATGACCGCAGCGAAGATAAAGAAAGTTAAAGGAAATGTTGCAGGACTAGCTGAACTGTTGATAGTACCTGATATACACTCAGGTAATTTTCTCGGAAAATCGGCGGTGTATCTCGCCGGTGGAACAATTGCCGGTTTGGTTCTTGGTGCTACTGCGCCTGTTGTGATTGTCTCAAGGGCAGACAACGCGAAGTCAAAACTTGCATCTCTGGCGCTTGCTGTTCTTAGTGTGGCAGGTGATATGAAATGATTGTAAAATTCGACGATAAAACTTACCAGTTCGATAAACGCATGACGGTGAGGAGGCTTTTGGAGGAACTTAGACTGAATCCCGAAGCCCATATTGTGATCGTAGATGGCCAGATCAAAACGCCAGATATCGTAATCAGCGAAACTTCCGAAGTGAGGATCGTTAGAGCTGTTTCTGGAGGCTAATACTTAATCACGTTATCGTAAAACCACGTCAAATAGCTGCTAAAAATAGTCTTAACGAACCAATGCCAAAGTATATCTCCATCATAGATGGAAATATTAAGTTTTGGTACGTTATTGTGTGTATAATATTGGCATGCTAGTAGTTGCCAATTAGTAAGTCGCTCGGAGTTGTGTGATGTAGACAATTTGATATTGCTGTAATCTATACTAAAAATCTATACTAAAATGATAAAGTAATTGAAATTTAAAGACTCAAAAAAGGAGGGACTAAAATAGAATATCTTCCTTACGGAACGCTTCTTAAAAAAAGATACCGCATAGTTTTTTTTCTCGGACGCGGTGGGTTTGGTATAACGTATCTTTGTGTTGACAATGCTAAAAGCAAAAATACAGCCGTTAAGGAGTTCTTTCCAAAGGGTGCCAGGCGCGAAGGACTAAACGTCTTGCCACCGGAGGGTATAGAACCTGAGCAATACTATGAAAAAGTCAAGCGCTTTCTTGTTGAAGCTGAAATACTGGAGAAGGTTAATGATCACAGAGTGGTGAGACTTCTTGACTCTTTTGAAGAAAATAACACCGCGTATTATGTTATGGAGTATGTTGAAGGACCAACATTACAACAATTTATAAGAGACCGGGGGCCTCTTGGGACCAAAGAGGCTCTTGACCTCATAAGAGAAATAGCATTGGGATTGAAAGCTATTCATGAGTATGGGTTTGTACATGGTGACTTGAAGCCCTCTAATATCCTTTTGAAAAGCGGAATGTTTGTCAGAATAGCAGATTTTGGAGCTTCCGGGATAAAAGACAGCTTTTTCAGATTAGGAGAACATAATGTGGTTTCCTTGAATTATTCTGCTCCTGAACTTTTTACCAGCCAGGCAGTTCCAAACGTTCAGACTGATATATACTCCCTGGGCGGTGTCCTCTATTTCCTGGTTACCGGAGAAAGTCCGGTGCCCGCTACCCAAAGAGCTAAAGGGAAAGAACTAATGATTCCTGATGTTGGAAGGAAAATAAAGAAGCTTATCCTTAAGGCGATGGCATTAAGCCCCGAAAAAAGATTTTACAGCGTGGACAGTTTCTTAAAAGCATTGGACTCCTTCTTTTTTTGAATCAAGCCTTCACGATGAGTTTCCACAGCTTTTTAAGACCTTCGCAAACCTCTGGATATTCTATATTTTCCAGAAGTGTTTTGAAGTCTTTTTCAGAGGTGTTCAGAGCTTCTTCGGGAGACATGAATCGCAGAATTGACGGACGATTAAGCTTTTCATCTTTGCCCGGTGTTTTTCCAAGAATTTCTATAGGTTGAAGCTTGTCTTTGATATCGTCAAGGACCTGAAAGATGTGCCCGAAGCGTAATCCTGTTTCTTTCATCTTCTTTGCTTCTTCCATTCGGTCGGCGCAGATGAATGGTGATGAGAAACAAAAGCCAAAAAGCTCGGCTGTTTTCAATCTATGAATCCTGTTAACATCTTTCGTGTTTGAAGATGGTTCGTACGTTACGTCGAGATATTCACCTTCAATAATTGATAACGCTGTACGAATCCATTCATTTATCAGAAGGAATTTTAAGTGTTCGTTTATTGTCAGTTCCTGAAGCACTTTTACAGGGTACAGCATTAGAAAGTCCCCGGCAAGAATGGCACTGGCTTCATCGAAAGCCTTATGAAGTGAGGGCTTTCCCCTTCTGAAATCGTCGTTGTCTATCGCTGGAAGGTCATCGTGTATGAGACTGCCACTATGAAAGAGTTCGACAGCTACTCCGAGCTTCATATAAAGTTCTGAAGGCAAACCGATAGCTTGCGAGAAGAGAGCTATTAAATAGGGTCTTAACCTTTTGCCCCCTGTTAATGGGGTGTAGTTGATTATACTGGAAAAAGATGAACATACCATCAGTCTTTCGAGATGATCTCGAAGAAACTTATCGAATTCTTTTCTAAAATCATTTATCTTCAGCGTCTTCGTCTTCATCGTTTTCCTGCTGCCTTCTTTCAAAATATTCTCTTAAATCTTCAATATCGAACCGTTTTACGAATTCTTTAAACTCCTGATCTTCGTCTTTATCAGTTTTTTCATCTTCTCCACTTTCGTAAGCACCCTGAAGTTTGCTGAGGTCGATAGCACTTTCGGTGAATACCGATTCTTCAACAAAGACCGGAAACCCACACTTCGCAGCAAGAACAAGACAATCGGAGGGTCTCGCATCTAGAGATTTCGTGTTTCCTGTTGAATCGGTTACATAAAGCGAAGCATAGTAAACATTGTCTCTAACGGAATGTATAACTGCTTTCTCAAACTTTCCGCCAAGAGATTTTATCGATTCGATGAAAAGATCGTAGGTCAAGGGTCTTTGGAAGCTTTCACCGCTTACAGCAAGCGCCAGCGACTCTGCTTCAAAGGGACCAATCCAGATCGCAAATCCCATATTAGATTCATCTACTTCTAAAATAACAACAGGAGAGCTTGATTGATCCAAAGCCAAAC is a genomic window containing:
- a CDS encoding serine/threonine protein kinase, coding for MVFFLGRGGFGITYLCVDNAKSKNTAVKEFFPKGARREGLNVLPPEGIEPEQYYEKVKRFLVEAEILEKVNDHRVVRLLDSFEENNTAYYVMEYVEGPTLQQFIRDRGPLGTKEALDLIREIALGLKAIHEYGFVHGDLKPSNILLKSGMFVRIADFGASGIKDSFFRLGEHNVVSLNYSAPELFTSQAVPNVQTDIYSLGGVLYFLVTGESPVPATQRAKGKELMIPDVGRKIKKLILKAMALSPEKRFYSVDSFLKALDSFFF
- a CDS encoding inositol monophosphatase family protein; the encoded protein is MIQTDRLELALKIIEKAGIELNENFTKVRKIAHKSDQFDLVTQFDLSIQKMLTNEIQKQFPEDKILAEEGEASQNTFQENQWIIDPIDGTVNFIHRFPIFCISLAFYGKEEKFGLIYEPRNNTLFHALEGKGAFLNGERIHVSNTMNLNESLVTLGTSVLGASELLKHLHRKVRRVRLLGSAAIQGAYVGWGVSEAFIGYKMKIWDIAAAYLIVKEAGGRVTNWYGEDVEVHQTNEMLFTNGKILEPLSKILSSIKLD
- a CDS encoding bifunctional nuclease family protein produces the protein MDQSSSPVVILEVDESNMGFAIWIGPFEAESLALAVSGESFQRPLTYDLFIESIKSLGGKFEKAVIHSVRDNVYYASLYVTDSTGNTKSLDARPSDCLVLAAKCGFPVFVEESVFTESAIDLSKLQGAYESGEDEKTDKDEDQEFKEFVKRFDIEDLREYFERRQQENDEDEDAEDK
- a CDS encoding polyprenyl synthetase family protein — its product is MKTKTLKINDFRKEFDKFLRDHLERLMVCSSFSSIINYTPLTGGKRLRPYLIALFSQAIGLPSELYMKLGVAVELFHSGSLIHDDLPAIDNDDFRRGKPSLHKAFDEASAILAGDFLMLYPVKVLQELTINEHLKFLLINEWIRTALSIIEGEYLDVTYEPSSNTKDVNRIHRLKTAELFGFCFSSPFICADRMEEAKKMKETGLRFGHIFQVLDDIKDKLQPIEILGKTPGKDEKLNRPSILRFMSPEEALNTSEKDFKTLLENIEYPEVCEGLKKLWKLIVKA
- the rlmD gene encoding 23S rRNA (uracil(1939)-C(5))-methyltransferase RlmD, with translation MKQFTVEKLISDGYSFARDENGKVVLLTEGLPGETVEAVKLKGKESVEFWKTVRVVQSSPDRKIKGCKGFPDCGGCDWGGLQYSNQLLWKKRIVQEQFRRVGKFYELPDFEMIPSKKTNHYRNRMEYVAYQKGKKIGFGMYKRFSNEVVDVEDCDLGYEGFGKVRRTFEEILSRFGVKPYNRESKRGFLKHLVLRGNRNGDIVALLITKRESFPEIDKISREVKEQLPEVTSLVHVFNSRDDVVLRGPYRVIYGEGIITETLGDAVFQVPPVSFFQANVFVMEELLKYVQQELNPSPSETFLDLYSGIGTFAFYFARMFKKVVAVEGIKISSRAMLSNARINMISNLEAVNMDTRDFLEKNEEKFDKVILDPPRAGIGKDIELIGKALPKRIVYISCNPTTLARDSRYLSNKGFSLKALRAFDMFPDTHHVEVVAIFNRV
- a CDS encoding fibronectin type III domain-containing protein, which produces MRKKFMFLLVVLFSLIGFAFNIIEVEPIVIVYNDSFGKFELADEDVAKTIVSSNPLVSFYEVQVDREELPSLKENSEFYRLIFIKYTDGRAVPVIIDSSGMVIKDKGALFRIYIALSKWDISPDTVQRYYNFAKKNAEYLESLFRRPGRNRKWLYNKAKEYVEKISFDRTKDFLDNAYSFTGDYREFIGYETAIILLDRITELKNSIEQRYRLYREERGTLRSFESVREIIKAAAEIDSYYNAFKGISKTSIEETLARKHRESVEKRLEEFDNVGKAELLEILLVIDKEAFLDTLRSDEVLKGFRELEFLKNIEKIVTESSSTVFSVLPKFVTDPADGNVVPVSSGMSYVKLRWAYLYPYGEKGTFTVRYGEEGDARFVERVFTFSSNSISIPVVPFKNYVWMIAITGQEFQKQRFSTVSKEVTAPAVEVDSERNPVKIFISPDPLIEGTRITYDYYVKKAGLPFTTSDIKRSAKNEIMIYLDEYERYELGVKISTVDGKEVTGDWVKKSVWVGISPRISKLDHNLFRFEWAKPFRKDVTKYRLKIKKANGELETYLTTKEFFEISLEPDTVYKWTVSLILDDGKELKCLDKNGQEIYWTLNTRVNSTPEVDLKFRRIWDETRGDSIFLLTLTATDIDDDEITLGLESSEDPEFTVITELASSTSTYSGRLERHLHLKPGEKRYLRAYADDGISPRTYSTTLFLQRHSWVAVEPAHKAIDVGLNPMLRWKLEDVPNAKGFILWISDPNAPESEPFEVEDNFYVLSSLKPHTEYSWHVTYKADGSTSPSWRFVTLNRNPSVYNLKPADKAIISPAETELSWEVKDLDEDTVTPVVEIVDADYNPVYKKVLDPDATNISLDGIPLKGNCRYYWRVSVTDGFGGKGISDWLEFVVKNTPPHLEIILPEKDSVVNPDEVAFACETKDVDDGRVALKLYINGKYLMTVNATSFVLSDAYEFIGHSKYELKVLAQDNHGGMVEKRVVFYTSNRNPEKPVVVYPVNGGSLSYVQGIKWSCVDEDGDVLSYKVIVKDAITEKALTFDTTMTRLVLKKELPGNKNYQLKIIAEDANGGKAESDEVVFYAPNHEPEIPVFELEPLPYPTLGASLTWKAMDYDHEPLSTILMFKLKQGEFSKFEDLEPEVAPTTSKQYKVLLPIRGWYDVILSVKDEKAETKKVATLFLDNRAPTIDEVEIVTSQLPLLEVNPNGYETVVTVKGSDLDGDDINFNIKLKDSFGNVLDPASIERSKVEQEVVATATFYGLRGHTKYEVAIDIVDVPYAAFKPKSDSYVERFETPNTPPNLTVIGPEDRIVDYKNVRFEWTGSDFEGDVLTYELHYRLVSEEATETISTDRGFVEIPSLKPHAKYVWQVVAWDGHRGSSRTERRTFWTKNYAPVVEIEKPTYYVDEIYPKISWTAIDPDGDSLTFEVKVFDSEGMLIFQATTDATFVQLTKNNTKFEMMGNREYTIEITAREGKEVPSHVTEPITKVLTFVTPNRKPLVSIKEIQDEYGSRVLDLTRVPKSGLGFFWEATDPDDDPLVYNVVLKEIKGADTTTVLEVGSYMKNYYQLPEDVKLNGHSTYVLIVEAADKYGGRTSDSLRFVTVNIAPKIVKILSPKNDQEVEAENVVFSWLAYDDDDDILTYYLYLKKKGEDYPTEPIIVKKNTSIELEKNLAGHTKYKWKLVAFDGRVYSDVVEAEFTTANHPPVFEGTENIFPKNNQENVPLSVMLSWEFSDVDGDPLVYEVRVNFGKATYSATTSNNYLLLTELPGNSTINWKVIAKDPYGGLTEMDQMSFVTRNHDPVAKLLLEPNAVVDPEKAIIYWKAFDMDGDSLKSIVEIKEINTTEKPFTAVYRTTDTKWRVEGLKGNRKYRIILKVMEAFKKGYDTDEVVITTANRPPLKPNALVPANGEIVPADSFEFSWKGEDPDGDSLVYSLVIENILVDQFLKVEKLISNKVEMKPLMPYSIYRWKVVAEDFHGGNTESDYWYFMTGPGERLDDGIRFTAFMIYRIFGEEVVVAGTVDGKIMVFKDKEPIGELEISSESVSKIYADDLGIIHCEDVSGNKYKIILTSESGEAEDSCRLKIEYFEENRNMFKYSHH
- a CDS encoding MoaD/ThiS family protein, which translates into the protein MIVKFDDKTYQFDKRMTVRRLLEELRLNPEAHIVIVDGQIKTPDIVISETSEVRIVRAVSGG
- a CDS encoding bifunctional enoyl-CoA hydratase/phosphate acetyltransferase yields the protein MFRTLDEVIEKARSVKGKKAVLVGAEDREGLIALKTAAGEGVVEPILVGDKNKVDVLLDEFGLQCEVVDAKTPDEAAEKGVKLVRNGKADILMKGLVKTAILLKAVLNKEWGLRSGSLLSHIAVLDVPALDRLVYVSDGGMVIRPDLSQKKAIIENAVKFLHSLGYERPRVALLAAVEVVNPDMPETLEAAVIAKMAERGQLPACEVDGPLGLDNALNMTAAKIKKVKGNVAGLAELLIVPDIHSGNFLGKSAVYLAGGTIAGLVLGATAPVVIVSRADNAKSKLASLALAVLSVAGDMK